The following are encoded together in the Strongyloides ratti genome assembly S_ratti_ED321, chromosome : 2 genome:
- a CDS encoding Transcription factor, T-box family and p53-like transcription factor, DNA-binding domain-containing protein, translating into MLNLDQDQNSFFNINSNYLNHYNQMAQNFLPIPSLNYSIDAITQQPISIDGNYHNNPTKTECNYSESTQDESSSSTSNTTLSPDTTASEAASSPDIKQEHQMIINNSIPNYSSCNESLSNPQNSSQISNNQFSEIIIDPNITVSITNEWLWKKFHGHTTEMIVTKSGRKMFPKPEYTISGLDPNGEYMIVFKIDRVDDSRYKYTNSKWQYSGRAESSKDNQNVAYHQDGLLQKGKRLMGNSVCFDRVKLTNNVNGNQSHIILNSMNKYQPKLLIFHFVNNRSVIVHQHCSEVMQFIAVTAYQNQAIINLKVQYNPFAKGFREGNGLDRKKTTNRKRTLSRSPPLSKLSQNNFSVLPNNGTNNQQSQMMIGFNPPPWPAYPYWNPTQTAGFMFNPMFNSPYNMQMPPY; encoded by the exons atgttaaatttagATCAAGAccaaaattctttttttaatattaattctaattatttaaatcattatAATCAAATGGCACAAAATTTTCTTCCAATACCATCATTAAATTACAGTATTGATGCTATTACTCAACAACCAATATCTATAGATGGAAATTACCATAATAATCCAACTAAAACTGAATGTAATTATTCTGAGTCAACTCAAGATgaatcatcatcatcaacCTCAAATACTACACTTTCACCAGATACAACAGCCTCTGAAGCAGCATCATCTCCAGATATTAAACAAGAACatcaaatgataataaataattctatTCCAAATTATTCATCATGTAATGAATCATTATCTAATCCACAAAATTCATCACAAATTTCTAATAATCAATTTTCGGAAATTATAATAGATCCTAATATAACTGTTTCAATTACAAATGAATGGTTGTGGAAAAAATTTCATGGACATACTACTGAGATGATTGTAACAAAATCAGGAAGAAAAATGTTTCCTAAACCAGAATATACTATATCAGGACTTGATCCAAATGGAGAATATATGATAGTATTTAAGATAGATAGAGTAGATGATTCACGTTATAAGTACACTAATTCTAAATGGCAATATTCTGGAAGAGCTGAATCATCAAAAGATAATCAAAATGTTGCATATCATCAGGATGGTTTACTTCAAAAAGGAAAAAGATTAATGGGAAATAGTGTATGTTTTGATCGTGTTAAGCTAacaaataatgttaatgGTAATCAATCTCAT ataattcTTAATTCAATGAATAAATATCAACCaaaattacttatttttcattttgttAACAATAGAAGTGTAATAGTTCATCAACATTGTTCGGAAGTTATGCAATTTATAGCTGTAACAGCATATCAAAATCAGgcaataattaatttaaaagttcaATACAATCCATTTGCAAAAGGATTCAGAGAAGGTAATGGCttagatagaaaaaaaacaactaatAGAAAAAGAACATTATCTCGTTCACCACCACTTTCAAAATTatcacaaaataattttagtgTACTACCTAATAATGGAACCAATAATCAACAATCACAAATGATGATTGGTTTCAATCCTCCACCATGGCCAGCATACCCATATTGGAATCCAACTCAAACAGCAGGATTTATGTTTAATCCTATGTTTAATTCTCCATATAATATGCAAATGCCAccttactaa
- a CDS encoding Gamma-glutamylaminecyclotransferase → MENNIYVFVYGTLKKNEPNNHVISDTKTGCHEFISSAKTIPKYTLVVGTKFNIPFCLEIKNKGNQIVGEVYKIDSKKLEVLDELEGYPKFYTRKLIDVICEDGNILKAWIYLLPKYGDEFLKEVSEEMICYSSKGSHGREYVTRSQREERDRNYRLRENPLYYVGLGQDV, encoded by the exons ATggaaaacaatatttatgtttttgtttatgggacattaaaaaaaaatgaaccAAATAATCATGTAATTAGTGACACTAAAACAGGATGTCATGAATTTATTTCATCTGCTAAAACAATTCCAAAATATACATTAGTTGTTGGtactaaatttaatattcctTTTTGTttggaaataaaaaataaaggaaATCAAATAGTTGGAgaagtttataaaattgattctaaaaaattagaagTTTTAGATGAATTAGAAGGTTAtccaaaattttatacaagaAAACTGATTGATGTAATTTGTGAAGAtggaaatatattaaaagcatggatatatttattaccaaaatatggtgatgaatttttaaaagaagttTCCGAAGAAATGATTTGTTACTCTTCTAAAGGTTCACATGGTAGAGAATATGTTACTAG ATCACAAAGAGAAGAACGTGATCGAAATTATAGATTACGAGAAAATCCACTGTATTATGTCGGTTTGGGCCAAGatgtttaa
- a CDS encoding CD20-like family-containing protein — MGKYNGYSRPYNYQPAPTTASSLSVTINQNNAPTNESPPYISSPIAHPTGGPKKIPRPNVPPPIAPSAPPDYDNDGYQFNSNPMWLDRFVRRENRGMFRLCLFEAMLALVIFGGGIWCARDTPDYCPYYSPIWTSIFYIINAIVGSIAAKRGSLKLYMSHLTLSMIALAMCIVSGIISAKNWVAVGTYTHPKISRNHAFCLIGQHDASRISYIFSHMDKYDFSGCLFSLKVGIAVNSTQFVVAAIEAFLNMLSVMLCMKRTCSSPKY, encoded by the exons ATGGGAAAATATAATGGTTATTCACGACCATACAATTATCAACCGGCTCCAACTACAGCATCATCTTTATCTGTTActattaatcaaaataatgcACCAACAAATGAATCCCCTCCATATATATCATCTCCCATAGCACATCCAACAGGAGGACCAAAAAAAATTCCTAGACCTAATGTTCCACCACCAATAGCTCCTAGTGCACCACCTGATTATGATAATGATGGTTATCAATTTAATTCAAATCCAATGTGGTTAGATAGATTTGTTAGAAGAGAAAATAGAGGAATGTTTAGATTATGCTTATTTGAAGCAATGTTAGCAt tagTCATATTTGGGGGAGGAATTTGGTGTGCCAGAGATACCCCAGATTATTGTCCATACTACTCACCAATTTGGActagtatattttatataataaatgcaATTGTTGGAAGTATAGCAGCAAAACGAGGATCACTTAAGTTATATATGAGTCACTTAACATTATCAATGATAGCACTAGCAATGTGTATTGTTTCAGGAATTATTTCAGCAAAAAACTGGGTAGCAGTTGGTACATATACACATCCTAAAATATCAAGAAACCATGCATTTTGTCTAATTGGGCAACATGATGCAAGTAGAATTAGTTATATCTTTAGTCATATGgataaatatgatttttcCGGTTGTTTATTTTCACTTAAAGTTGGTATAGCTGTTAACAGTACGCAATTTGTCGTTGCTGCAATTGAag ccTTTTTAAACATGCTTTCAGTTATGCTATGTATGAAACGAACGTGTTCATCACCAAAATATTGa
- a CDS encoding Glycoside hydrolase, family 11/12-containing protein, producing the protein MSDDVSALFKKKSGKKKDKVKKHVVNLDEVFAELKKSNRKLEDEILENEEELEDEYIQVIQQEEDLSEIIPQGLSITNYDEATIIEHTEPEEKKEDVPVTTKGWGTVNQTSVDTPTVINTQSSSSAYVPPASRNSRVRIDINSVASFPSITDAQEIEKEIEEHKSHSSSMTNTVKGKGVAINFAELLPKVENNLAQIYGSSRMDKIGSRSNYEKRYDDGPGRGYRDDRGGGRRDDRPEKKLLPCDTDTNWKSDKVGPVNSVRQVPVDNTPDNWRRGPAPTSAPEEPKNNSEIERRPPPPSSSTGTLPPAKNRYVPPHMRN; encoded by the exons ATGTCCGATGACGTTAGTGCtctatttaagaaaaaatcaggaaaaaaaaaggataaaGTGAAAAAGCATGTCGTTAATCTTGATGAAGTATTTGCTGAACTGAAAAAAAGTAATCGAAAATTG GAAGATGAAATATTGGAGAATGAGGAAGAGCTAGAAGATGAATATATTCAAGTCATTCAACAAGAAGAAGACTTAAGTGAAATAATTCCACAGGGCTTATCAATAACTAACTATGATGAGGCAACAATTATTGAACATACAGAACCAgaggaaaaaaaagaagatgtTCCCGTAACAACAAAAGGATGGGGTACTGTTAATCAGACATCTGTTGATACTCCCACAGTTATTAATACACAATCATCATCAAGTGCTTATGTTCCACCTGCCAGTCGTAATTCTAGAGTTAGAATTGATATAAACAGTGTTGCTTCATTTCCATCTATAACAGACGCTCaagaaattgaaaaagaaatagaagAACATAAATCTCATAGTAGTTCAATGACAAACACAGTTAAAGGTAAAGGTGTTGCAATTAATTTTGCTGAATTATTACCTAAggtagaaaataatttagcaCAGATATATGGATCATCTAGAATGGATAAAATTGGTAGTAGATCAAATTATGAGAAACGTTATGATGATGGTCCAGGTAGAGGATATCGTGATGATAGAGGTGGAGGAAGACGTGATGATAGAccagaaaaaaaattattgccATGTGATACTGATACGAATTGGAAATCTGATAAAGTTGGTCCGGTTAATTCTGTAAGACAAGTGCCTGTTGACAATACACCTGATAACTGGAGAAGAGGTCCAGCCCCAACTTCGGCCCCCGAAGAACCTAAGAATAATTCAGAAATTGAAAGAAGACCACCACCACCATCATCATCAACAGGTACTTTACCTCCAGCCAAAAACCGTTATGTTCCACCACATAtgagaaattaa
- a CDS encoding 28S ribosomal protein S10, mitochondrial codes for MLASTLKRLTTVNISNTYLKYLSTSENNKELDKLFSNIRIEYRGHDPAVLQSYSSFLLNVCEHLKIDKTPVKKHPYVRWVEWLLRSKFVHKKYKLHYETRTHIREISIKNVTGSTASTFLEYVQRNIPEGVAMKVDYTEITDFPDPIKKLMEKK; via the exons atgttaGCAAGTACTTTGAAAAGATTAACAACTGTTAATATCAGTAATACTTATCTTAAATATTTGTCAACaagtgaaaataataaagaattgGATAAATTATTTAGCAACATAAGAATTGAATACAGAGGCCATGATCCAGCTGTTTTACAATCATATTCATCATTTCTTTTG aaTGTATGtgaacatttaaaaattgataaaactCCTGTTAAAAAACATCCATATGTAAGATGGGTGGAATGGTTACTTAGGTCAAAATTCGTtcacaaaaaatataaacttcATTACGAAACAAGAACTCATATTAGGGAAATAAGTATCAAAAATGTTACCGGATCTACTGCAAGTACTTTTCTTGAATATGTTCAACGAAATATACCCGAAGGTGTGGCTATGAAAGTAGATTATACTGAAATAACTGATTTTCCAGATCccatcaaaaaattaatggaaaaaaaatag
- a CDS encoding Alpha tubulin-like protein, with protein sequence MPSDGREVISIHIGQAGAQIGNSCWELYCLEHGIGKDGLMDDEIKNSLKSYSFNNFFSESSHGKHVPRAVYVDLEPTVLDEIRTGDYRHLFHPDQLISGQEDAANNYARGHYTVGKELIETISDKIRKQTENCIGLQGFFVFHSFGGGTGSGLTSLLMERLSLEYGKKSKLEFSIYPAPMISTAVVEPYNSILTTHTTLEHSDCSFMVDNEAIYDICHKNLGIERPSYENLNRLIAQIVSSITASLRFDGALNVDLTEFQTNLVPYPRIHFPLATYAPIVSSDKAYHESLSVAEITDECFKVGNQLVKCDITSGKYMAVCLLYRGDVVPKDVNAAISAIKTKRGINFVDWCPTGFKVGINYEPPKAITNGDLAKVNRAVCMLSNTTAIAGAWKRLNSKFDLLYSKRAFVHWYVGEGMEEGEFSEARDDLAALERDYEEVAADSDSKNDFDDF encoded by the exons ATGCCTTCTGACGGA CGTGAAGTCATTTCAATACATATTGGACAAGCTGGAGCTCAAATAGGAAATTCTTGTTGGGAATTATATTGTTTAGAACATGGTATTGGTAAAGATGGTTTAATGGatgatgaaataaaaaattctctaaaaagttattcttttaataattttttttctgaatCAAGTCATGGAAAACATGTACCTAGAGCTGTATATGTTGATTTAGAACCTACTGTTCTTGATGAAATTAGAACTGGTGACTATCGACATTTATTTCATCCTGATCAATTAATTTCTGGACAAGAAGATGCAGCAAATAACTATGCTCGTGGACATTATACTGTTGGAAAAGAACTTATTGAGACTATTTCTGACAAAATTAGAAAACAAACTGAAAATTGTATTGGTCTTCAAGGCTTTTTTGTCTTTCACTCTTTTGGTGGTGGTACAGGATCAGGACTTACATCTCTTCTTATGGAACGTTTAAGTTTAGAATATggtaaaaaatcaaaattagaATTTTCTATTTACCCAGCTCCAATGATTTCAACTGCTGTAGTTGAACCATATAATTCAATTTTAACTACACACACAACATTAGAACATTCTGATTGTTCATTTATGGTTGATAATGAAGCAATTTATGATATATGTCATAAAAATCTTGGTATTGAAAGACCAAgttatgaaaatttaaatcgTCTTATTGCACAAATAGTATCATCAATTACTGCCTCTTTACGTTTTGATGGGGCTCTTAATGTTGATTTGACAGAATTTCAAACAAATTTAGTCCCTTATCCAAGAATTCATTTTCCATTAGCAACTTATGCTCCTATTGTAAGTTCTGACAAAGCATATCATGAGTCATTATCAGTTGCTGAAATTACTGATGAATGTTTTAAAGTAGGTAATCAGTTAGTTAAGTGTGATATAACAAGTGGTAAATATATGGCTGTTTGCTTATTATATCGTGGTGATGTTGTACCTAAAGATGTTAATGCTGCTATTTCTGCAATAAAAACAAAACGAGGaattaattttgttgatTGGTGTCCTACAGGTTTTAAGGTTGGAATTAATTATGAACCACCTAAAGCTATTACAAATGGTGATTTAGCAAAAGTTAATAGAGCTGTATGTATGTTAAGTAATACTACAGCTATTGCTGGAGCTTGGAAACGTTTAAATAGTAAATTTGATCTTCTTTATAGTAAGCGTGCATTTGTTCATTGGTATGTGGGTGAAGGAATGGAAGAGGGCGAGTTTTCTGAAGCTAGAGATGACTTAGCTGCTCTTGAAAGAGATTATGAAGAAGTTGCTGCTGATAGTGAtagtaaaaatgattttgatgatttttaa
- a CDS encoding Beta-catenin-like protein 1 produces the protein MSNHGTNVDEFFKNYEPEVKKLRYDEKGKINSENSSTDKILSALEADDSELVNIDDSDVRKMFLLVEKNFLKNQELRIKHKNDPLKFLDSEVELNTSIQELNCLVTETHLYPIIVEVKGTEMLIQLMTHENLDIVITVIFLLQELTPNSEETCEDEESVDILLNSLVEHKLIEALVKQGLERLDENKEEESEAINNILTIVENLLSFNPTFALNFVNEGFFLWILQRVTKKGENTGNIFYMAQLLAQLLQISSEARMAITDNLNGIEALLIKLSTYRKRDPVGSDELEFMENLFDCLCASFLYAPNRTTFVNDEGLQLMNLMLREKKLCRQSALKVLAHATTSEEGKFVCENFIKACGLSTLLNLFMRTPPKKKRKDTNAEEHEEFVTSILDALLRYTKNDERLKIFERFNENNCEKIDRCVELFVKYQEKINKYDEKRKKILLKLGNDQVIEDQDQLNTKRLDQGLFTLQQVTLILADTCAYGSIECSKRVSKLFQMRFKNKKISQRLVPILEEYSEILGEGSETERLRINQIMSRLSKVEKEIDI, from the exons atgtcAAATCATGGAACTAATGTtgatgaattttttaaaaattatgaa cctgaagtaaaaaaattaagatatgATGAGAAaggtaaaataaatagtgAAAACTCAAGTacagataaaattttatcagcATTGGAGGCTGATGATAGTGAATTAGTTAATATTGATGATTCAGATGTTaggaaaatgtttttattg gttgaaaaaaattttcttaaaaatcaAGAATTAAgaattaaacataaaaatgatCCATTAAAATTTCTTGATTCTGAGGTTGAATTAAATACATCTATTCAAGAATTAAATTGTTTGGTTACAGAAACACATTTGTATCCTATTATTGTTGAAGTAAAAGGCACAGAAATGTTAATTCAATTAATGACTCATGAAAATTTAGATATTGTAATAACggttatatttttgttacaaGAATTGACTCCAAATTCAGAAGAAACTTGTGAAGATGAGGAATCTGTTGATATTTTGTTGAATTCTTTGGTTGAGCACAAATTAATTGAAGCTTTAGTGAAACAGGGGTTGGAACGTTTAGATGAAAATAAAGAAGAGGAATCTGAagcaattaataatatattaacaatagTCGAAAATTTGTTATCTTTTAATCCAACTTTTgctttaaattttgttaatgaaggattttttttatggaTTTTACAGAGAGTAACAAAAAAAGGTGAAAATACTGgtaacatattttatatggCACAATTGCTTGCACAACTACTACAAATTTCTTCTGAAGCTAGAATGGCAATTACAGATAATCTTAATGGAATTGAAGCAttactaataaaattgtCTACTTACAGAAAGAGAGATCCTGTTGGAAGTGATGAGTTAGAATTTATGGAAAATTTGTTTGATTGTTTATGtgcttcatttttatatgcACCAAATAGGACAACATTTGTAAATGATGAGGGACTTCAGTTGATGAATTTAATgttaagagaaaaaaaactttGCCGTCAAAGTGCATTAAAAGTTTTGGCTCACGCTACAACATCAGAAGAGGGGAAATTTGTTTgtgaaaattttatcaaagcATGTGGTCTAtcaacattattaaatttatttatgcGCACTCCaccaaaaaagaaaagaaaagatACAAATGCCGAAGAACATGAAGAGTTTGTCACTTCAATTTTAGATGCTTTACTTAGATATACTAAAAATGATGAAaggttaaaaatttttgagagattcaatgaaaataattgtgAAAAAATTGATCGTTGTGTTGagttatttgtaaaatatcaagaaaaaattaataaatatgatgAGAAGAGAAAGAAAATCTTGTTAAAACTTGGTAATGATCAAGTTATTGAAGATCAAGATCAATTAAATACAAAACGTCTTGATCAAGGTTTATTTACTCTTCAACAGGTAACTTTAATACTAGCAGATACCTGTGCATATGGTTCAATAGAGTGTTCCAAAAGAGTAAGcaaattatttcaaatgagatttaaaaataaaaagatttccCAAAGACTTGTACCAATACTTGAGGAGTATTCAGAAATTTTAGGAGAAGGCAGTGAAACTGAAAGATTGAGAATCAACCAAATAATGTCAAGACTGTCTAAagttgaaaaagaaatagacatctaa
- a CDS encoding Polycomb group RING finger protein 3 has product MFGIARETIRLGNIAITSVTQKLLGIHKLGLENCRGFKVKSFLKLRCSYCYFIRVNGRMHVECKASPRHKAREPFNTKLLWMKRNAVKPTVESKKADFKYEITGDHFLLPLRNVNPQITCPICNGYFVDATTVIECVHTFCRSCLLKHFEEGDNTCPACHIEIHQCYPSQYVIFDRTMQDIVYKLVPGMWEEEQKRRKEFEKMKAIESGQAVGDEVNDENTEGEKKPCCEENDDPSTKHKRNQDMVTVCLKPGGGLSALPRNILRISEYVTVSTLKRYVALVFHNDAKRYSEFDFFCNNELMGRDFTLKFIILTRWRNRQKEMLQLTFKPHVDY; this is encoded by the exons ATGTTTGGTATTGCTAGAGAAACCATCCGACTAGGAAATATTGCTATTACTTCAGTAACTCAAAAACTTCTTGGTATACATAAATTAGGTTTGGAAAATTGTCGTGGTTTTAag gTTAAATCATTTCTTAAACTTCGTTGTagttattgttattttataagagTTAATGGAAGGATGCATGTAGAATGTAAAGCCTCACCACGTCACAAGGCTCGTGAACcatttaatacaaaattacTTTG GATGAAGAGAAATGCTGTCAAACCTACTGTAGAATCAAAGAAAGCagattttaaatatgaaataacaggtgatcattttttattaccacTTAGAAACGTTAATCCTCAAATAACGTGTCCTATATGTAATGGATATTTTGTTGATGCTACAACAGTAATTGAGTGTGTTCATACATTTTGTCGTAGCTGtctattaaaacattttgaaGAAGGTGATAATACTTGTCCTGCTTGTCATATAGAAATTCACCAATGTTATCCATCACAGTATGTAATATTTGATAGAACAATGCAAGATATTGTATATAAACTTGTACCAGGTATGTGGGAAGAGGAACAAAAAAGAAGGAaagaatttgaaaaaatgaaaGCTATTGAAAGTGGTCAAGCTGTTGGTGATGAGGTAAATGACGAAAATACAGAAGGAGAAAAGAAACCGTGTTGTGAAGAGAATGATGATCCATCAACAAAACACAAACGGAATCAAGATATGGTAACAGTATGCCTAAAACCTGGTGGAGGTTTAAGTGCATTACCTcgtaatattttaagaatatcAGAATATGTCACAGTTTCAACTTTAAAACGTTATGTGGCATTGGTATTTCACAATGATGCAAAAAGATACAGtgaatttgattttttttgtaataatgaATTAATGGGTAGAgattttacattaaaatttatcatactGACACGGTGGAGAAATAGACAGAAAGAGATGTTACAACTTACTTTTAAACCTCATgttgattattaa